The Suncus etruscus isolate mSunEtr1 chromosome 14, mSunEtr1.pri.cur, whole genome shotgun sequence genome contains a region encoding:
- the LOC126027512 gene encoding zinc finger protein 239-like, with translation MECGKGLIRGSNLSMHRQVQVQKVPCDSEEGFHNFCLSTHFPDLHTIDTREQPCRHHACGNTFGQNSCLQGHPKICPEEKLYKELGNGFSWSSKQKEHQRAHGGEKPHKCSLCGKGFSHRSILNVHQRVHTGEKPYKCQACAKEFSRSSYLQAHQRVHTGEKPFKCEECGKEFSRSSYLQGHQRVHSGEKPYKCEACGKGFSRSSHLQGHQRVHTGEKPFKCEECGKSFSWSFNLQIHQKVHTGEKPYKCGECAKGFSKASTLLAHQRVHTGEKPYKCEQCGKGFSGFSSLQAHYRVHTGEKPYKCEVCGKGFSQRSNLQAHQRVHTGEKPYKCDACGKGFRWSSGLLIHQRVHGGEKFYQNGGFGTAYPSSENPYGN, from the exons ATGGAGTGTGGGAAGGGTTTGATTCGTGGTTCCAATCTCAGCATGCACCGTCAAGTTCAGGTGCAAAAGGTTCCCTGTGATTCTGAAGAAGGTTTTCATAACTTCTGTCTTTCTACACACTTTCCAGACCTTCACACTATCGACACTAGGGAGCAGCCATGTAGACACCATGCATGTGGGAACACTTTCGGCCAGAATTCCTGCCTTCAAGGCCATCCTAAAATTTGCCCTGAGGAGAAACTGTATAAGGAGCTTGGGAATGGTTTCAGTTGGAGTTCAAAGCAGAAGGAACACCAAAGGGCTCACGGAGGAGAGAAACCACACAAATGCAGCCTGTGCGGTAAAGGCTTCAGTCATAGATCCATTCTGAATGTGCATCAGAGAGTCCACACGGGAGAGAAACCGTACAAATGTCAGGCATGTGCTAAGGAATTCAGCCGGAGCTCATACCTTCAAGCCCATCAGCGAGTTCACACTGGCGAGAAACCATTCAAGTGTGAGGAGTGTGGGAAAGAATTCAGCCGCAGTTCCTACCTTCAGGGCCACCAGCGAGTTCATAGCGGAGAGAAGCCATACAAGTGTGAGGCGTGTGGGAAGGGTTTCAGCCGGAGTTCTCACCTCCAAGGCCACCAGAGAGTCCACACTGGCGAGAAGCCATTCAAATGTGAGGAATGTGGGAAAAGCTTCAGTTGGAGCTTTAATCTTCAGATTCACCAGAAGGTACACACGGGAGAGAAACCCTATAAATGTGGAGAGTGCGCAAAGGGCTTCAGTAAGGCCTCGACACTTCTGGCCCACCAGAGAgtccacacaggagagaa GCCCTACAAATGTGAACAGTGCGGCAAGGGGTTCAGTGGGTTTTCAAGCCTTCAAGCCCACTACAGGGTCCACACAGGGGAAAAACCATACAAGTGTGAGGTATGCGGGAAGGGTTTCAGTCAGCGATCCAACCTTCAAGCCCATCAGAGAGTCCACACAGGAGAGAAACCGTATAAGTGTGATGCCTGTGGAAAGGGCTTTCGCTGGAGCTCGGGCCTTCTCATTCATCAGCGAGTCCATGGCGGAGAGAAATTCTATCAAAATGGAGGATTTGGTACAGCTTACCCTTCATCCGAGAACCCATATGGAAACTAA